From a region of the Lactuca sativa cultivar Salinas chromosome 4, Lsat_Salinas_v11, whole genome shotgun sequence genome:
- the LOC111891677 gene encoding 1-phosphatidylinositol-3-phosphate 5-kinase FAB1B, with amino-acid sequence MDASERPLTNLIGNLRSWIPRRSEPANVSRDFWMPDQSCRVCYECDTQFTLFNRRHHCRLCGRVFCAKCTHNWIPTRPSTQNIIREESEKIRACNYCFKQWQQGGLAGSVDHGIQDSSLDLSTSPSAVSLISTKSSGTVESSSIAFTSMPQSVCSYNHYSTGVTSHQSIIMESNLDEQNELVARSNELFLDAGTRSPSGDDFDEEFAYQLATSGGHVLQMDNGYYDELQMDDMDNDYESHKVNPDAEPHDVTSVSSCSLQTAFDHTVSEAVRLEKKEDTHTHTHTRNVSDDCEASSSSLYVAQDVPEPVDFENNGVLWLPPEPEDEEDERGSLLFDDDDDDGDATAGEWGSSSNLGSGECRNREKSNEEHKKAMKNVVDGHFRALVSQLLQVENLLASEEDEKDSWLEIITSLSWEAASLLKPDTSKGGGMDPGGYVKIKCLASGRRTDSIVIKGVVCKKNVAHRRMASRIERPRFLILGGALEYQRVSNHLSSFDTLLQQEMDHLKMAVAKIDAHQPDVLLVEKSVSRYAQDYLLAKNISLVLNIKRPLLERIARCTGAQIVPSIDHLSSQKLGCADMFHVERFLEEHGSAGQGGKKLVKTLMYFEGCPKPFGCTILLRGANGDELKKVKHVVQYGVFAAYHLALETSFLADEGASLPELPLNTTLTVALPDKASCIDRSISTIPGFTTPVSEKPQVNVNVNINHSYPEPQQVNSVSMSEMFSTIINQKSEAKQFPLEGMVDTTTSRALGQINTHLVGDCFEPPQAQGEGSLSHAASDASSLQLDVKNGKEDSATSKEEFPPSPSDHQSILVSLSSRCVWKGTVCERSHLFRIKYYGNFDKPLGRFLRDDLFDQGYSCRSCEMPAEAHVQCYTHRQGTLTISVKKLPEFLLPGEKDGKIWMWHRCLRCPRTSGFPPATRRIVMSDAAWGLSFGKFLELSFSNHAAASRVASCGHSLHRDCLRFYGFGKMVACFRYASIDVHSVFLPPHKLDFKYENQEWIQHEVDEVVYWSELLFSEILNSLSRMAEKKNGHGTGSVNGVTRIPQLRRQIADLEVMLRKEKTEFEESLKKILHHEVKKGQPIIDILEINRLRRQLLFQSYMWDHRLVYASNVDTNSPRSNLNDFESEHVDINNNNKVVDSCDVSDFGDIQNHENVEVDINQSLNQSPTEENEPSLFSEPSISSNPGVRRAISEGQFPVMASLSDTLEAAWTGNLQKDTTSVLSESDLTESSLLEKGVEEQSCGTKTSLVSPVFSNKGSEIMEDSTSWLGMPFLNFYRSLNKNFTTTSEKLDTLNGYNPVYISSFRESELQGGARLLLAVGVNDTIVPVYDDEPTSIISYALISPDYIAQVSDDDSIYSQSADSSAFQSFSNFDGMALESFRSLGDDGILSISMSGSRASLMSSDPLSHTKSLHTRVEFTDDSPLGKVKYAVTTYYAKRFEALRRICCPSEMDYIRSLSRCKKWGAQGGKSNVFFAKTLDDRFIIKQVTKTELESFIKFAPAYFKYLSESIGTGSPTCLAKILGIYQVVTKHMKGGRETKMDVLIMENLLYGRNLTRLYDLKGSSRSRYNPDCNGSNKVLLDQNLIEAMPTSPIFVGNKAKRLLERAVWNDTAFLASVDVMDYSLLVGVDEEKHELVLGIIDFMRQYTWDKHLETWVKASGILGGPKNASPTVISPKQYKKRFRKAMTTYFLMVPDQWSPPTVIRSISQTDLSLSLSEENNTQTQAGD; translated from the exons ATGGATGCATCAGAGAGACCATTAACAAATCTGATAGGTAACCTCAGATCGTGGATCCCTCGGAGGTCTGAGCCTGCTAATGTGTCGAGGGATTTTTGGATGCCCGATCAGAGTTGCAGGGTATGCTACGAGTGTGATACCCAGTTTACCTTATTCAACCGAAGACACCATTGCAGACTTTGTGGTCGAGTTTTCTGTGCCAAGTGCACTCATAATTGGATCCCTACTAGACCCAGTACTCAAAACATAATCAGGGAAGAATCAGAAAAGATCAGGGCTTGTAATTATTGCTTCAAGCAATGGCAGCAAGGTGGGTTAGCTGGTTCCGTTGATCATGGAATCCAGGATTCTAGTCTTGATCTTAGCACCTCACCATCAGCTGTCAGTCTCATTAGCACCAAATCTAGTGGCACTGTTGAAAGTAGCAGCATTGCTTTTACATCTATGCCACAATCAGTCTGCTCTTATAACCATTACTCTACTGGAGTTACTTCGCACCAATCCATTATAATGGAATCAAATCTAGATGAGCAGAATGAACTAGTAGCAAGGAGCAATGAACTATTTCTTGATGCGGGAACTCGGTCTCCTAGTGGTGATGACTTTGATGAAGAATTTGCTTATCAGCTAGCTACTAGTGGAGGACATGTTTTGCAGATGGATAATGGCTATTATGATGAACTACAAATGGATGATATGGATAACGActatgaatctcataaagtcaacCCTGATGCAGAACCTCATGATGTAACCAGTGTTAGCAGTTGTTCCTTACAAACTGCTTTTGATCACACTGTCTCTGAGGCAGTCCGGCTTGAGAAAAAAGAGGATACACATACGCATACACATACACGTAATGTTAGTGACGATTGTGaagcttcttcatcttctttataTGTTGCACAAGACGTCCCCGAACCTGTAGATTTTGAGAACAATGGAGTCCTATGGCTACCTCCTGAACccgaagatgaagaagatgagagGGGATCTCTTTtatttgatgatgatgatgatgatggagaTGCTACTGCTGGAGAGTGGGGGAGTTCAAGCAATTTAGGAAGTGGGGAGTGTCGTAATAGGGAGAAGTCAAATGAAGAGCACAAAAAAGCCATGAAGAATGTAGTTGATGGACACTTCAGGGCTTTAGTATCTCAGTTGTTGCAGGTTGAAAACCTTCTTGCAAGTGAGGAAGATGAGAAAGATAGTTGGTTAGAGATTATAACATCTTTGTCTTGGGAAGCTGCATCTTTGTTAAAACCAGACACAAGTAAAGGTGGAGGGATGGACCCTGGAGGTTATGTGAAGATTAAATGTTTGGCTTCAGGGCGTCGCACTGACAG CATTGTGATTAAAGGGGTTGTTTGTAAGAAAAATGTGGCTCATAGACGGATGGCATCAAGAATTGAGAGGCCTCGTTTCTTGATTCTTGGAGGGGCTCTTGAATATCAACGTGTTTCTAACCATCTGTCAAGTTTCGATACTCTGTTACAACAG GAAATGGATCATTTAAAGATGGCTGTGGCAAAGATAGATGCTCACCAGCCTGATGTACTATTGGTGGAGAAATCAGTATCGCGATACGCACAAGATTATCTTCTTGCAAAAAACATATCTCTTGTTTTAAACATCAAAAGACCACTTCTTGAACGAATAGCCCGATGTACAGGTGCTCAAATAGTTCCATCAATCGATCATCTTTCATCTCAGAAGCTGGGATGTGCAGATATGTTTCATGTTGAAAGATTCTTGGAAGAACATGGAAGTGCTGGACAGGGTGGAAAGAAGCTAGTCAAGACACTCATGTACTTTGAAGGCTGTCCAAAACCGTTTGGATGTACT ATATTACTGAGAGGGGCGAATGGCGATGAGTTAAAGAAAGTGAAGCATGTTGTTCAATATGGAGTTTTTGCTGCTTACCATTTGGCTTTAGAGACTTCTTTTCTTGCCGATGAAGGCGCCTCACTGCCCGAACTGCCCTTGAATACTACCCTAACCGTAGCACTTCCTGACAAAGCATCATGTATCGACAGGTCAATTTCCACAATCCCTGGTTTCACCACCCCTGTGAGTGAGAAACCTCAGGTGAATGTAAATGTAAATATAAATCACTCCTACCCTGAGCCACAACAAGTGAACAGTGTCTCCATGTCAGAAATGTTCTCTACCATCATCAACCAAAAATCAGAAGCAAAACAGTTCCCCTTGGAAGGGATGGTGGACACTACTACTTCTAGGGCACTTGGGCAAATAAATACACATCTTGTTGGAGACTGTTTTGAGCCTCCACAGGCACAAGGTGAGGGTAGTTTATCCCATGCCGCTTCAGATGCATCGTCTCTGCAATTGGATGTAAAGAATGGAAAAGAGGATTCCGCTACTTCAAAGGAAGAGTTCCCTCCTTCACCTTCTGATCACCAAAGTATTTTGGTTTCCTTGTCATCCAGATGTGTCTGGAAGGGGACAGTTTGTGAGAGGTCCCACTTATTTCGCATCAAATACTACGGGAACTTTGATAAACCACTAGGGCGCTTTCTCAGAGATGACTTGTTTGACCAAGGTTACAGCTGTCGTTCATGCGAGATGCCTGCAGAAGCACATGTACAGTGTTATACACATAGACAAGGAACCCTAACCATATCTGTGAAGAAGTTGCCCGAATTTTTACTGCCCGGAGAAAAGGATGGTAAGATTTGGATGTGGCACAGGTGTTTGAGATGCCCTCGGACTAGCGGTTTCCCACCCGCAACTCGTAGAATAGTGATGTCAGATGCTGCTTGGGGTTTATCGTTCGGGAAATTCTTGGAGCTTAGTTTCTCAAACCATGCTGCTGCTAGTAGGGTTGCAAGTTGTGGTCATTCTCTACATCGTGATTGTCTACGCTTTTATGg ATTTGGGAAAATGGTTGCTTGCTTTCGTTATGCTTCAATTGATGTCCATTCTGTTTTCCTTCCTCCTCATAAACTTGATTTCAAATACGAGAATCAGGAGTGGATTCAACATGAAGTGGATGAG GTTGTGTACTGGTCGGAGCTACTGTTTTCAGAAATTCTCAACTCCCTGAGTCGAATGGCAGAAAAGAAAAACGGGCATGGGACAGGGTCGGTTAATGGTGTGACAAGAATCCCACAATTAAGACGACAAATTGCAGATTTGGAAGTAATGTTACGAAAGGAAAAAACAGAGTTTGAG GAGTCGCTGAAAAAGATTTTACATCACGAGGTGAAAAAGGGACAGCCGATAATTGATATTCTTGAAATCAACAGACTGCGTAGACAGCTTCTGTTTCAATCTTACATGTGGGACCACCGCCTGGTATATGCATCAAATGTTGACACTAATAGCCCCCGATCCAACCTCAATGATTTTGAATCCGAACACGTCGATATTAATAACAACAATAAAGTTGTGGATTCATGTGATGTTTCGGATTTTGGGGACATtcaaaaccatgaaaatgttGAAGTGGATATAAATCAAAGTCTGAATCAAAGTCCAACAGAAGAAAACGAGCCAAGTCTATTTTCTGAACCATCAATATCTTCAAATCCAGGTGTGCGTAGAGCAATTTCAGAAGGACAATTTCCTGTTATGGCAAGTTTATCAGACACTCTAGAAGCTGCCTGGACAGGTAACCTTCAAAAGGATACAACTTCTGTGTTATCCGAATCAGACTTAACAGAATCTTCACTACTCGAGAAAGGTGTAGAAGAACAAAGTTGTGGGACAAAAACGTCACTTGTATCTCCTGTTTtctcaaacaaaggctctgaaaTTATGGAAGATTCCACGAGTTGGTTGGGTATGCCGTTTTTGAACTTCTATCGCTCTTTAAACAAAAACTTCACAACCACTTCCGAAAAACTCGACACCCTCAACGGTTATAATCCCGTTTACATCTCGTCTTTTCGCGAATCAGAACTCCAAGGTGGGGCCCGCTTGCTTTTAGCCGTGGGCGTAAATGACACTATTGTCCCTGTGTATGATGATGAACCCACAAGCATCATATCATACGCATTGATTTCCCCTGATTATATCGCGCAGGTGTCTGATGACGATTCCATCTATTCACAATCTGCTGACTCATCTGCATTCCAATCCTTTAGCAATTTCGATGGAATGGCATTGGAATCTTTCAGGAGTTTGGGAGATGATGGGATTCTCTCCATATCCATGTCTGGGTCTCGTGCTTCCCTaatgtcttcggatcctttatcaCATACAAAGTCTTTGCATACCAGAGTTGAGTTCACAGATGATAGTCCTCTTGGGAAAGTGAAATATGCAGTGACTACTTATTATGCGAAAAGGTTTGAAGCTCTGAGGCGGATTTGTTGCCCTTCTGAGATGGATTATATACGGTCTTTAAGCAGGTGTAAAAAGTGGGGTGCACAGGGTGGTAAAAGCAATGTGTTTTTTGCAAAAACATTAGATGATCGATTCATTATCAAACAAGTTACAAAGACAGAACTCGAATCCTTCATAAAATTCGCTCCTGCTTACTTCAAGTATTTATCCGAATCAATTGGCACCGGAAGTCCTACATGCCTTGCAAAGATTTTAGGCATTTATCAG GTGGTGACTAAGCATATGAAAGGAGGGAGAGAAACGAAAATGGACGTGTTGATTATGGAGAATCTTTTATATGGAAGGAATTTAACACGACTTTATGATTTAAAAGGATCATCAAGATCACGTTATAATCCGGATTGTAATGGAAGCAATAAAGTTTTACTTGATCAAAATTTAATTGAAGCAATGCCAACTTCTCCTATATTTGTTGGAAACAAAGCAAAAAGATTGCTTGAAAGAGCTGTCTGGAACGATACAGCTTTTCTTGCT TCTGTTGATGTTATGGATTATTCTTTGTTGGTTGGGGTTGATGAAGAAAAACATGAACTTGTTCTTGGGATTATCGACTTCATGAGACAGTATACATGGGATAAACATCTAGAAACGTGGGTGAAAGCTTCCGGAATCTTGGGTGGGCCCAAGAACGCCTCCCCAACCGTAATTTCACCGAAACAATACAAGAAAAGATTTAGGAAAGCAATGACAACTTACTTTCTGATGGTCCCTGATCAATGGTCTCCTCCTACTGTTATACGCTCAATATCCCAAACtgatctatctctatctctatctgaAGAAAACAACACCCAAACCCAAGCTGGAGATTAA
- the LOC111891687 gene encoding uncharacterized protein LOC111891687 gives MHKQNEDTMVSILSGTSNAISKKVKSHNKEIIISPTLSGIIELDSEDSDSYNGKDYIDLSSEDHDSEYAYLTFQSHFDNIDFPTGMESSNPWFLDYVKMTSSAGFTHPVHAMLSPSKVDLGYERGKNVF, from the exons ATGCATAAACAAAACGAG GATACTATGGTATCAATCTTATCGGGGACTAGTAATGCCATTTCAAAGAAGGTAAAGTCACATAACAAGGAGATCATTATCTCACCAACTCTTAGTGGCATAATTGAACTAGATTCGGAGGACTCTGATTCCTATAATGGCAAAGATTACATAGATTTGTCTTCTGAAGACCATGATTCCGAATATGCGTACCTAACTTTCCAATCTCATTTTGATAACATAGATTTTCCTACCGGAATGGAATCCTCCAATCCATGGTTTCTGGATTATGTCAAGATGACTTCCTCAGCTGGATTCACACACCCTGTACATGCAATGCTTTCCCCATCAAAGGTAGATCTTGGATACGAAAGGGGTAAAAACGTCTTTTGA